The following are encoded together in the Constrictibacter sp. MBR-5 genome:
- a CDS encoding sodium:proton antiporter: MGRRYDRLIGSLVGTCAAFAASPAAAATAGAPHLDGAEMGLIWVVPFVAILLSIALFPLFAPEFWHHHFGKVAAACAAAFLVPFLVVHGVSLTIYEVVHVSLLEYLPFIILLLALFTVAGGIRLRGSIIGTPAVNTGFLLFGTLLASWTGTTGAAMLLIRPVIRANEWRRYKVHTIVFFIFLVANIGGSLTPLGDPPLFLGFLKGVSFFWPTQHMFLPMVVAATVLLAVYFAIDSTLFRREAPRPSDEASEETFGIDGKINILLLAGIVGAVLLSGIWKPGIAFDIYHVQLELQGLVRDVLLLLITFLSWKLTSRENREANGFSWFPIIEVGKLFAGIFLTIIPAIAILKAGTGGALGSVVSLVTNDAGEPVDTMYFWLTGLLSSFLDNAPTYLVFFNTAGGDPAALMGPFASTLLAISAGAVFMGANTYIGNAPNFMVKAIAEERGIAMPSFFGYMLWSVGILIPIFVLITFLFFH, from the coding sequence ATGGGAAGGCGGTACGACCGTCTGATCGGATCGCTTGTGGGGACATGCGCGGCGTTCGCAGCATCCCCGGCGGCCGCCGCCACCGCAGGCGCTCCCCATCTCGACGGTGCCGAGATGGGGCTGATCTGGGTCGTGCCCTTCGTCGCGATCCTGCTCTCCATCGCGCTCTTTCCGCTCTTCGCTCCAGAGTTCTGGCACCATCATTTCGGCAAGGTGGCCGCGGCCTGCGCCGCCGCCTTCCTGGTGCCATTTCTCGTCGTGCACGGCGTATCGCTGACGATCTACGAGGTCGTGCACGTCTCGCTGCTGGAATATCTCCCGTTCATCATCCTTCTGCTCGCGCTGTTCACCGTCGCCGGCGGTATCCGGTTGCGCGGCAGCATCATCGGAACGCCCGCGGTCAACACAGGGTTCCTGCTCTTCGGAACGCTCCTCGCCAGTTGGACCGGCACGACCGGTGCCGCGATGCTGCTCATCCGCCCGGTCATCCGGGCCAACGAATGGCGGCGCTACAAGGTCCACACCATCGTCTTCTTCATCTTCCTCGTTGCGAACATCGGCGGCTCGCTGACGCCGCTCGGGGACCCGCCGCTGTTCCTGGGATTCCTCAAGGGCGTCAGCTTCTTCTGGCCGACGCAGCACATGTTCCTGCCGATGGTCGTGGCCGCGACGGTTCTGCTGGCGGTTTACTTCGCGATCGATTCGACGCTGTTCCGCCGCGAGGCGCCGCGTCCTTCCGACGAGGCCAGCGAGGAGACGTTCGGCATCGACGGCAAGATCAACATCCTGCTGCTCGCCGGCATCGTTGGTGCGGTCCTGCTCAGCGGCATCTGGAAGCCCGGCATCGCCTTCGACATTTATCACGTGCAGCTCGAACTCCAGGGCCTCGTCCGCGACGTGCTGCTGCTGCTCATCACCTTCCTGTCCTGGAAGCTGACCAGCCGCGAGAACCGCGAAGCGAACGGCTTCAGCTGGTTCCCGATCATCGAAGTCGGCAAGCTCTTCGCCGGCATCTTCCTGACGATCATTCCGGCCATCGCGATCCTGAAGGCGGGCACCGGCGGGGCGCTCGGCTCGGTCGTCTCGCTCGTCACCAACGACGCCGGCGAGCCCGTCGACACGATGTACTTCTGGCTGACCGGCCTGCTGTCGAGCTTCCTCGACAACGCCCCGACCTACCTCGTCTTCTTCAACACCGCGGGCGGCGACCCTGCGGCGCTGATGGGACCGTTCGCCTCGACACTGCTCGCCATCTCGGCAGGTGCCGTGTTCATGGGCGCCAACACCTATATCGGCAATGCGCCGAACTTCATGGTGAAGGCGATCGCCGAGGAGCGTGGCATCGCGATGCCCAGCTTCTTCGGCTACATGCTGTGGTCGGTCGGCATCCTCATCCCGATCTTCGTGCTGATCACCTTCCTCTTCTTCCACTAG
- a CDS encoding TAXI family TRAP transporter solute-binding subunit has protein sequence MKRFLIPMCAALAIAAPGVQAADGAKPQQVTIFTGPQGGSWYAMGGGFAKLFSDQGVRSNAEVGGGVSNVAVVGQGRGELGFTMSIVPRMAERGEAPFKQKITNVRAIGSLGTNVVHIAVMKDAGVETVADLKGKKFASQPVGNVTTEAFKGVLAANGLKEEDLDLTRGGQGYGAAQMKDRRIVGFTATTLPPSPAFSEVAQSLDVKFLPIADATLKKMQEANPGYSRGVIPAGTYNGQTEDIPTAATGMLIVTRAEMSDDEAYWITRTLAEHIGDLRKIHSSLSDLTVEEMAKTPGLDLHPGALRYYKEKGLI, from the coding sequence ATGAAGCGTTTTCTGATTCCGATGTGCGCGGCGCTCGCGATCGCGGCGCCGGGCGTGCAGGCGGCCGACGGCGCCAAGCCGCAGCAGGTGACCATCTTCACCGGCCCGCAGGGCGGCTCCTGGTACGCGATGGGCGGCGGCTTCGCCAAACTGTTCAGCGACCAGGGCGTCCGCTCCAACGCCGAGGTCGGCGGCGGCGTCTCGAACGTGGCCGTCGTCGGCCAGGGCCGCGGCGAGCTCGGCTTCACCATGAGCATCGTGCCGCGCATGGCCGAGCGCGGCGAGGCGCCCTTCAAGCAGAAGATCACAAACGTCCGCGCGATCGGCAGCCTCGGCACCAACGTCGTGCACATCGCCGTCATGAAGGACGCCGGCGTCGAAACCGTCGCCGACCTCAAGGGCAAGAAGTTCGCCTCGCAGCCGGTCGGCAACGTGACGACCGAAGCGTTCAAGGGCGTGCTCGCGGCCAACGGCCTCAAGGAAGAGGATCTCGACCTCACCCGCGGCGGCCAGGGCTATGGCGCCGCCCAGATGAAGGATCGCCGCATCGTCGGCTTCACCGCGACGACCCTGCCGCCGAGCCCCGCCTTCTCCGAGGTGGCGCAGAGCCTGGACGTCAAGTTCCTGCCGATCGCCGATGCGACGCTGAAGAAGATGCAGGAAGCCAACCCTGGCTACAGCCGCGGCGTGATCCCGGCCGGCACCTACAACGGCCAGACAGAGGACATCCCGACGGCGGCCACCGGCATGCTGATCGTCACGCGCGCCGAGATGTCCGACGACGAGGCCTACTGGATCACGCGGACGCTCGCCGAACACATCGGCGACCTTCGCAAGATCCACAGCTCGCTTTCAGACCTGACGGTGGAGGAGATGGCCAAGACGCCGGGCCTCGACCTGCATCCGGGCGCCCTGCGCTATTACAAGGAAAAGGGCCTTATCTGA